One Gadus morhua chromosome 13, gadMor3.0, whole genome shotgun sequence genomic window carries:
- the LOC115557604 gene encoding uncharacterized protein LOC115557604 isoform X5 — translation MFHYMLVYLMHYTSRRIPSNERLKFQTVNAICLAFVLVPQFYVMGRPKSSRYCQQPLLNNLSASLAMSIIASGFSVLLTVLEPVPVSFRAAYHVFGLLSFGQGLCTTILTLTATSCVSQASRCYQNTLPFSLDADTTPELYYLSLTLTVACVASTTFFAVKGGMWIMKSLPVAQ, via the exons ATGTTTCATTACATGCTCGTCTACCTTATGCATTATACTAGCAGACGGATACCCAGCAATGAAAGACTGAAATT TCAAACAGTCAATGCAATTTGCTTGGCATTTGTTTTGGTCCCCCAGTTCTATGTGATGGGAAG GCCCAAATCCTCCAGGTACTGCCAGCAGCCTCTTCTGAACAATCTCTCAGCTTCCCTGGCAATGTCTATTATTGCGTCAG GTTTTTCAGTGTTGCTTACCGTGCTAGAGCCAGTTCCCGTGAGCTTCAGGGCTGCCTACCATGTCTTTGGCCTGCTTTCATTTGGCCAAGGATTGTGCACCACCATCCTGACGCTGACAGCCACCTCCTGTGTAAGCCAAGCCAGTCGATGTTATCAAAACACCCTTCCATTTTCTCTGGAT GCGGACACAACCCCAGAGTTATACTATCTATCCCTCACACTGACGGTGGCCTGCGTTGCCAGTACCA CCTTCTTCGCGGTGAAGGGGGGAATGTGGATAATGAAAAGCCTTCCCGTGGCTCAGTGA
- the LOC115557604 gene encoding uncharacterized protein LOC115557604 isoform X2: MTETPKPAAGPFSVVGVSDSGSSVGVHSRHCGYVNGFKMFHYMLVYLMHYTSRRIPSNERLKFQTVNAICLAFVLVPQFYVMGRPKSSRYCQQPLLNNLSASLAMSIIASGFSVLLTVLEPVPVSFRAAYHVFGLLSFGQGLCTTILTLTATSCADTTPELYYLSLTLTVACVASTTFFAVKGGMWIMKSLPVAQ, translated from the exons atgacggaaacgcccaagcctgcagctggacccttctcagTGGTTGGAGTATCAGATTCTG GGTCGTCAGTAGGTGTCCACTCTAGGCATTGTGGGTACGTTAATGGATTCAAGATGTTTCATTACATGCTCGTCTACCTTATGCATTATACTAGCAGACGGATACCCAGCAATGAAAGACTGAAATT TCAAACAGTCAATGCAATTTGCTTGGCATTTGTTTTGGTCCCCCAGTTCTATGTGATGGGAAG GCCCAAATCCTCCAGGTACTGCCAGCAGCCTCTTCTGAACAATCTCTCAGCTTCCCTGGCAATGTCTATTATTGCGTCAG GTTTTTCAGTGTTGCTTACCGTGCTAGAGCCAGTTCCCGTGAGCTTCAGGGCTGCCTACCATGTCTTTGGCCTGCTTTCATTTGGCCAAGGATTGTGCACCACCATCCTGACGCTGACAGCCACCTCCTGT GCGGACACAACCCCAGAGTTATACTATCTATCCCTCACACTGACGGTGGCCTGCGTTGCCAGTACCA CCTTCTTCGCGGTGAAGGGGGGAATGTGGATAATGAAAAGCCTTCCCGTGGCTCAGTGA
- the LOC115557604 gene encoding uncharacterized protein LOC115557604 isoform X3, which yields MTETPKPAAGPFSVVGVSDSGSSVGVHSRHCGYVNGFKMFHYMLVYLMHYTSRRIPSNERLKLPKSSRYCQQPLLNNLSASLAMSIIASGFSVLLTVLEPVPVSFRAAYHVFGLLSFGQGLCTTILTLTATSCVSQASRCYQNTLPFSLDADTTPELYYLSLTLTVACVASTTFFAVKGGMWIMKSLPVAQ from the exons atgacggaaacgcccaagcctgcagctggacccttctcagTGGTTGGAGTATCAGATTCTG GGTCGTCAGTAGGTGTCCACTCTAGGCATTGTGGGTACGTTAATGGATTCAAGATGTTTCATTACATGCTCGTCTACCTTATGCATTATACTAGCAGACGGATACCCAGCAATGAAAGACTGAAATT GCCCAAATCCTCCAGGTACTGCCAGCAGCCTCTTCTGAACAATCTCTCAGCTTCCCTGGCAATGTCTATTATTGCGTCAG GTTTTTCAGTGTTGCTTACCGTGCTAGAGCCAGTTCCCGTGAGCTTCAGGGCTGCCTACCATGTCTTTGGCCTGCTTTCATTTGGCCAAGGATTGTGCACCACCATCCTGACGCTGACAGCCACCTCCTGTGTAAGCCAAGCCAGTCGATGTTATCAAAACACCCTTCCATTTTCTCTGGAT GCGGACACAACCCCAGAGTTATACTATCTATCCCTCACACTGACGGTGGCCTGCGTTGCCAGTACCA CCTTCTTCGCGGTGAAGGGGGGAATGTGGATAATGAAAAGCCTTCCCGTGGCTCAGTGA
- the h6pd gene encoding GDH/6PGL endoplasmic bifunctional protein, with amino-acid sequence MWPVLKLLLLQAICSAQRGVLTEGKQTQQAGHVSVVIVGGTGDLAKKYLWQGFFQLYTSQAGSGHTFSFYGGGLSPDDQGTPVLFDILKHVACSPDTPVERCALLKDQFLHLVQYRQLKTPEDYRALGRHIQETLQGEGMVEAGRLFYLSVPAFAYADIADQVNSSCRPAGGAWLRVVLEKPFGHDLSSAQTLATQLGGSLKDEEMYRIDHYLGKQVVSNILPFRKVNQKFLDPIWNRQHIERVEIVLKETLDVKGRIPFYDQYGVIRDVMQNHLTEIMTLLTMKVPQILSSSEEVLRNKLQIFSHLQPVGTKQAVIGQYQAYTAEVREELNKTTDQFSVTPTFAAVMVHIDSAQYDGVPIVLSSGKMLDERVAYARVLFKNDVFCVQNPDHIHCKPKQIIFHFGHGSLEHPAVLVTKNLFKPELVDGEWREVTEHKDTTVLGFPFSDYYVQAPKVQREPYAELIGHILSGRKDCFISAENLLASWGLWTPLLHSLRGSYPRIYPGGEANGNLLDLRLSATELSYASDSVVIISPETMGGTASESFQVTQGKFRGDDMVSAWGEELIVRLATDLQAAAEAAVSEGGAFHLALSGGSSPLALFERLAQHHLSFPWRETHVWMVDERCMSLREPESNFHSVHEHLLQHIRIPYYNIHPMPVMLRQRLCVEEDGGALLYEKEIAHAVNGSAFHFVLLGVGLDGHTASLFPGEKAHERHGDSLVALTESPVKPHQRMSLTLKAINKAQRVGLLVIGKLKHELLTQLSRVKNKPNKWPITGVHPANGKLVWYLDYDALLG; translated from the exons ATGTGGCCTGTTCTGAAGCTGCTCCTGCTACAAGCCATCTGCTCTGCCCAGAGAGGCGTCCTCACCGAGGGGAAGCAGACCCAGCAGGCAGGCCACGTGTCGGTGGTCATCGTGGGGGGCACGGGGGACCTGGCCAAGAAGTACCTGTGGCAGGGGTTCTTCCAGCTGTACACCTCGCAGGCCGGCAGCGGACACACCTTCTCCTTCTACGGCGGTGGCCTGTCGCCAGACGACCAGGGCACGCCCGTACTCTTCGACATCCTGAAGCATGTGGCCTGTTCCCCGGACACGCCCGTGGAGCGCTGCGCTCTGCTCAAGGACCAGTTCCTGCACCTGGTGCAGTACCGGCAGCTGAAGACCCCGGAGGACTACCGGGCGCTGGGCCGGCACATCCAGGAGACCCTGCAGGGGGAGGGCATGGTGGAGGCGGGCCGGCTCTTCTACCTCTCGGTGCCGGCGTTCGCCTACGCGGACATCGCCGACCAGGTGAACAGCAGCTGCCGGCCGGCTGGCGGAGCGTGGTTGCGGGTTGTTCTGGAGAAGCCGTTCGGTCATGATCTGAGCAGCGCACAGACACTGGCCACTCAACTCGGGGGCTCCCTGAAGGACGAGGAGATGTACAGGATCGACCATTACCTGGGGAAGCAG GTTGTTTCAAATATACTGCCGTTCAGAAAAGTCAACCAGAAGTTTTTGGATCCTATTTGGAACAGGCAACATATTGAGAGAGTGGAGATTGTACTCAAAGAGACCCTGGATGTAAAAG GTCGGATTCCTTTCTACGACCAGTACGGGGTGATCCGAGATGTGATGCAGAACCATCTCACTGAGATCATGACCTTGTTGACCATGAAGGTGCCCCAGATTCTCAGCAGCTCGGAGGAGGTCCTCCGCAACAAGCTCCAGATCTTCAGCCATCTGCAGCCCGTGGGCACCAAGCAGGCCGTGATTGGCCAGTACCAAGCCTATACAGCGGAGGTCCGAGAGGAGCTGAACAAGACCACCGATCAGTTCAGTGTCACACCAACCTTTGCTG CGGTCATGGTGCACATTGATTCCGCGCAGTACGACGGCGTGCCCATCGTCCTGTCCTCGGGGAAGATGTTGGACGAGCGGGTGGCCTACGCACGGGTTCTCTTCAAGAATGACGTCTTTTGTGTGCAGAACCCCGACCACATTCACTGCAAGCCCAAGCAGATCATCTTCCACTTTGGACACGGCAGTCTGGAGCACCCGGCCGTCCTCGTCACCAAGAACCTCTTCAAGCCGGAGCTCGTCGACGGCGAGTGGAGGGAGGTGACGGAGCACAAAGACACCACTGTCCTGGGCTTCCCCTTCTCGGACTACTACGTGCAGGCCCCCAAGGTGCAGCGCGAGCCGTACGCGGAGCTGATCGGCCACATACTAAGCGGGAGGAAGGACTGTTTCATCAGCGCCGAGAACCTCCTGGCCTCCTGGGGCTTGTGGACCCCACTGCTGCACAGCCTGCGGGGCTCCTACCCCCGCATCTACCCGGGGGGCGAGGCCAACGGCAACCTGCTGGACCTGCGCTTGAGCGCCACGGAGCTCAGCTACGCCAGCGACTCGGTGGTCATCATCAGCCCCGAGACCATGGGCGGCACGGCGTCGGAGAGCTTCCAGGTGACGCAGGGGAAGTTCCGCGGCGACGACATGGTGTcggcctggggggaggagctCATCGTGCGGCTGGCCACCGACCTgcaggcggcggcggaggcggcggtgAGCGAGGGCGGGGCCTTCCACCTGGCGCTCTCCGGCGGCTCCAGCCCGCTGGCGCTCTTCGAGCGGCTGGCCCAGCACCACCTGAGCTTCCCCTGGAGGGAGACCCACGTGTGGATGGTGGACGAGCGGTGCATGTCCCTCCGGGAGCCCGAGTCCAACTTCCACAGCGTGCACGAGCACCTGCTGCAGCACATCCGGATCCCGTACTACAACATCCACCCCATGCCGGTGATGCTGCGCCAGCGGCTGTGCGTGGAGGAGGACGGCGGAGCGCTGCTCTACGAGAAGGAGATCGCCCACGCCGTCAACGGCTCGGCCTTCCACTTTGTACTGCTGGGCGTGGGGCTGGACGGCCACACGGCCTCCCTGTTCCCCGGGGAGAAGGCCCATGAGAGGCACGGGGACAGCCTGGTGGCGCTGACGGAGAGCCCCGTCAAGCCCCACCAGCGCATGAGCCTCACGCTCAAGGCCATCAACAAGGCCCAGAGGGTGGGCCTGCTGGTGATCGGCAAGCTGAAGCACGAGCTGCTGACCCAACTGAGCCGGGTGAAGAACAAGCCCAACAAGTGGCCCATCACCGGGGTGCACCCGGCCAACGGCAAGCTGGTCTGGTACCTTGACTATGATGCACTTTTAGGGTAA
- the LOC115557604 gene encoding uncharacterized protein LOC115557604 isoform X1, whose protein sequence is MTETPKPAAGPFSVVGVSDSGSSVGVHSRHCGYVNGFKMFHYMLVYLMHYTSRRIPSNERLKFQTVNAICLAFVLVPQFYVMGRPKSSRYCQQPLLNNLSASLAMSIIASGFSVLLTVLEPVPVSFRAAYHVFGLLSFGQGLCTTILTLTATSCVSQASRCYQNTLPFSLDADTTPELYYLSLTLTVACVASTTFFAVKGGMWIMKSLPVAQ, encoded by the exons atgacggaaacgcccaagcctgcagctggacccttctcagTGGTTGGAGTATCAGATTCTG GGTCGTCAGTAGGTGTCCACTCTAGGCATTGTGGGTACGTTAATGGATTCAAGATGTTTCATTACATGCTCGTCTACCTTATGCATTATACTAGCAGACGGATACCCAGCAATGAAAGACTGAAATT TCAAACAGTCAATGCAATTTGCTTGGCATTTGTTTTGGTCCCCCAGTTCTATGTGATGGGAAG GCCCAAATCCTCCAGGTACTGCCAGCAGCCTCTTCTGAACAATCTCTCAGCTTCCCTGGCAATGTCTATTATTGCGTCAG GTTTTTCAGTGTTGCTTACCGTGCTAGAGCCAGTTCCCGTGAGCTTCAGGGCTGCCTACCATGTCTTTGGCCTGCTTTCATTTGGCCAAGGATTGTGCACCACCATCCTGACGCTGACAGCCACCTCCTGTGTAAGCCAAGCCAGTCGATGTTATCAAAACACCCTTCCATTTTCTCTGGAT GCGGACACAACCCCAGAGTTATACTATCTATCCCTCACACTGACGGTGGCCTGCGTTGCCAGTACCA CCTTCTTCGCGGTGAAGGGGGGAATGTGGATAATGAAAAGCCTTCCCGTGGCTCAGTGA
- the LOC115557604 gene encoding uncharacterized protein LOC115557604 isoform X4 has product MTETPKPAAGPFSVVGVSDSGSSVGVHSRHCGQTVNAICLAFVLVPQFYVMGRPKSSRYCQQPLLNNLSASLAMSIIASGFSVLLTVLEPVPVSFRAAYHVFGLLSFGQGLCTTILTLTATSCVSQASRCYQNTLPFSLDADTTPELYYLSLTLTVACVASTTFFAVKGGMWIMKSLPVAQ; this is encoded by the exons atgacggaaacgcccaagcctgcagctggacccttctcagTGGTTGGAGTATCAGATTCTG GGTCGTCAGTAGGTGTCCACTCTAGGCATTGTGG TCAAACAGTCAATGCAATTTGCTTGGCATTTGTTTTGGTCCCCCAGTTCTATGTGATGGGAAG GCCCAAATCCTCCAGGTACTGCCAGCAGCCTCTTCTGAACAATCTCTCAGCTTCCCTGGCAATGTCTATTATTGCGTCAG GTTTTTCAGTGTTGCTTACCGTGCTAGAGCCAGTTCCCGTGAGCTTCAGGGCTGCCTACCATGTCTTTGGCCTGCTTTCATTTGGCCAAGGATTGTGCACCACCATCCTGACGCTGACAGCCACCTCCTGTGTAAGCCAAGCCAGTCGATGTTATCAAAACACCCTTCCATTTTCTCTGGAT GCGGACACAACCCCAGAGTTATACTATCTATCCCTCACACTGACGGTGGCCTGCGTTGCCAGTACCA CCTTCTTCGCGGTGAAGGGGGGAATGTGGATAATGAAAAGCCTTCCCGTGGCTCAGTGA